TTTGATGAGTGCATCAATAAAAACAGTAATTCAAAAAAAATTATTATTAATTCTGAAAATATTCTAATCGAAAATTTTCTTATCACAAATCTCAAAAAAATTGGTGTATCTGTACCTTTTTTCAAAAATCAATGCACTATGATTTTTGAAGGACAATTTGAAAATATTTTTGCTCATATTCATATTACTACAAAATCTGATGATTTTTTGAATATTTTTAATCAATTAATGTCGTGGAAAAATAACTTCCATGATTGATTTTTGAATTTTAGAAATATTCTGACGCTTTGATTATATTTTTGATGTCTTCCTTTGAATGACTATTTGATATTGCACCCAATTTACCTGGTAGGAAAAATATTCCGTCTTCAGAAATCATCTTAAAATGATATTTTTGTAACATCTCAGAATCACATTTTGCAACGTCTACTGAATTTTCTATCTTTGTAACCCCATTTTTAAGAAAATGTGTCATGAATAGGGATCCTTTTCCTGAAACTTCAACTCTTCCATCAAACACTTTCTTCAATTCTTTTCTAGCATAATCTCCTAATGAATTAATTTTATCATATGTTGATTTTTTTGTTTTCAAATAATTTAATGTGGTATATCCTGATGTCATTGATACTGGATTAGCTGAGAAAGTACCTCCTCCAATGTATGAACGTTCTGATTTTTTCTTCCCTTCTGTATCTGCATAATTCATAATTTCTTTTTTACCGCACATGATTCCTATGGCCATTCCTCCTCCAGCTATTTTTCCTAAGGTAACAATATCTGGATCTAATTTCATTGTAGGGTACAAACATCCATATCTAAATCTAAAACCTGTAACAATTTCATCTAAAATAAATATTGATTTATTTTTATGAACAAATTCTTGAATTCCTTTTAGATATTCTTTTGTTGCAGGAATACATCCACCTCCACCTAAAACTGGTTCAATAATTACTCCTGCAAGATTTTTAGAATATTTTTTTAATATTTTTAATGAATTTTCTAAATCATTGTAAGGAATGGAAACAATTTTTTCTTCATTAACTACACCACTACTTTCTGATTCTTTGAATGGCCAGTTAACACTTTTTAGTAAATCAGAAGTATATCCGTGCCACCCTCCATCTATTTTTGCAATAATTTTTTTACCCGTTACTGAACGTGCTAATCTCACTGCATACATTGTAGCTTCAGTTCCAGATGTAACATAACGAATTTTTTCTGCAACTGGAACAGCTTTTGAAATTAATTCTGATAATTTTATTGTCTGTTCGTTAACTGTTCCATACATCCAACTTTTTTCAATTTGTTTTTTGACTGCGTCTTTAACATTTTTTTGACCATGTCCTAAAATTAAAGACCAATGTCCCATCCAATAATCTGTATACTTGTTATTGTCTACATCAACTAAATTTTTTCCTAAAGATGATTTTACCACAAATGGATATGGATCGAAATATCGAATGTTATGTGAAACTCCATTGATGTGAAGTCTTGCTGACTTTGAAAATATTTTTGCAGACGTTGATGTTTTTTTCTTGTAATTTTTTACGTGATCCAAAACTAAGCTATCCCAATTGATCTAACATTTTAATCAACATTAGTATTCTGACTAGTGGTATTGTAATCTTGATTTTTTGAGCCTAGTTTTGGCTATTTTTTGTTGTAAATTTTACAATTTTTGAAGCGATCTGGTATAATTTCACGCATGGTTTATATGGATTCTGCCATCTTCGGCTTCTGCATACGTAAAGCAATAGGCGGCGCTCGTGATGAAGTATGGCAATATGCCACTTTGTGATTCATGGGCCTCCATTTACGCATACAAAAATGAGGATTTGATTGAAAGATCATTTCTGAGATGTGAAGATTATGTGCATCCGTCAATTCCAATTTACAAGTACAAATGTACTTCAATAATCAAGACCAAAAAGAAAAAAATTCAGAATCCGGTTGATCCTGCCGGACCTGACTGCTATCGGATTGATACTAAGCCATGCGAGTCATTGTAGCAATACAAGGCATACGGCTCAGTAACGCGTAGTCAACCTAACCTATGGACGGGAATAACCT
This window of the Candidatus Nitrosomarinus catalina genome carries:
- a CDS encoding aspartate aminotransferase family protein; translated protein: MDHVKNYKKKTSTSAKIFSKSARLHINGVSHNIRYFDPYPFVVKSSLGKNLVDVDNNKYTDYWMGHWSLILGHGQKNVKDAVKKQIEKSWMYGTVNEQTIKLSELISKAVPVAEKIRYVTSGTEATMYAVRLARSVTGKKIIAKIDGGWHGYTSDLLKSVNWPFKESESSGVVNEEKIVSIPYNDLENSLKILKKYSKNLAGVIIEPVLGGGGCIPATKEYLKGIQEFVHKNKSIFILDEIVTGFRFRYGCLYPTMKLDPDIVTLGKIAGGGMAIGIMCGKKEIMNYADTEGKKKSERSYIGGGTFSANPVSMTSGYTTLNYLKTKKSTYDKINSLGDYARKELKKVFDGRVEVSGKGSLFMTHFLKNGVTKIENSVDVAKCDSEMLQKYHFKMISEDGIFFLPGKLGAISNSHSKEDIKNIIKASEYF